From a single Sulfolobus sp. E5-1-F genomic region:
- a CDS encoding glycosyltransferase, with amino-acid sequence MIREIFEILLFISSFITSLWILLQAFYYKISDKKVIQFTNHDNNNSNNKRIDIIVAIKDENERTIKELIDNLSELDYRSYRVIIISDDTAENFEKIMKITDKIPANFTIIRRPQNRGRKAGALNFALNLSDGELLVFLDAEARVERDFLRKISQLNYDAVAFRLKVRDPKTSVQKIYSHTNEFVMNTLFKARERLGLIIFANGSAFAIRRDILRKVGGWKENSVAEDLELGIRLALNGIRVKYIDDIIVYTLAPYTLTDLYNQIKRWAYGSAELLAFSMRLFKLGVKGVEGFIYSQQWGIYPLYLLIFLIVLSLQFILNINYFYIFGSLIPILVSNGIYITLIKPKDDYRSGIVTIIASIIGYIQGLLKLKFKWKITPKNLIVREEEILSIKILGVILGIIAYINSLFYNTVSSLLLILISTILLIL; translated from the coding sequence ATGATAAGGGAAATTTTTGAAATTCTGCTTTTTATATCCTCATTTATTACGTCTTTATGGATACTCCTTCAAGCATTCTACTATAAAATTTCCGATAAAAAAGTGATCCAATTCACGAATCATGATAACAATAATAGTAATAATAAGAGAATAGATATAATAGTAGCTATAAAGGACGAAAACGAGAGAACCATAAAAGAGTTAATCGATAATTTATCAGAATTGGATTACAGATCCTATAGAGTTATAATAATCTCAGATGATACAGCGGAAAATTTTGAGAAAATTATGAAAATTACAGACAAAATTCCAGCGAATTTCACAATAATAAGGAGACCACAAAATAGGGGGAGGAAAGCTGGAGCACTAAACTTCGCCTTGAACCTCTCTGATGGGGAATTGTTAGTGTTTCTAGACGCCGAAGCCAGAGTAGAAAGAGACTTTTTACGTAAAATTTCTCAACTTAATTATGATGCAGTTGCGTTTAGGCTAAAAGTTAGAGATCCTAAGACATCAGTCCAAAAGATATACTCTCACACCAATGAATTCGTAATGAATACCCTATTTAAAGCTAGAGAGAGGTTAGGCCTAATAATTTTTGCAAATGGTTCGGCATTTGCAATAAGGAGAGATATCCTAAGGAAGGTCGGCGGATGGAAAGAAAATAGTGTAGCAGAAGATTTAGAGCTAGGTATTAGACTTGCTCTAAATGGTATTAGAGTGAAATATATTGATGATATTATAGTTTATACCTTAGCCCCTTATACCTTAACTGATTTATATAACCAAATTAAAAGATGGGCCTATGGTTCTGCTGAATTACTTGCCTTCAGTATGAGACTGTTTAAATTAGGAGTAAAGGGAGTTGAGGGATTCATTTATTCCCAACAATGGGGAATATATCCCTTATATTTATTAATATTTTTGATTGTCCTCTCATTACAGTTTATATTGAATATAAACTATTTTTACATCTTTGGTTCACTAATCCCCATACTAGTCTCAAATGGAATTTATATAACTCTAATAAAACCAAAGGATGATTATAGAAGTGGTATTGTAACAATAATAGCTTCTATTATAGGTTATATACAAGGATTATTAAAACTCAAGTTTAAATGGAAGATAACGCCAAAGAATCTCATTGTAAGAGAAGAAGAAATCTTGAGTATAAAAATATTGGGAGTTATTCTCGGAATTATAGCATATATTAATAGTCTTTTCTATAACACTGTTTCATCTTTATTGTTAATTTTGATTTCAACTATTCTTTTAATTCTATAG
- the ppa gene encoding inorganic diphosphatase has translation MKLGPGKKAPDEVNVFIEIPMGSNIKYEYDEEEEVIKVDRVLYTSMVYPFNYGFIPETLEEDGDPLDVLVLGNYSLLPGTVIEARPIGMIYMRDEEGEDAKVIAVPRNKTDPTFSNINDVKDLPEAIRNKIVHFFEHYKELEPNKWVKISGWGGVAEAKERIKKAIERKKQG, from the coding sequence ATGAAATTAGGTCCGGGGAAAAAAGCCCCAGATGAAGTAAATGTATTCATAGAAATACCTATGGGTTCAAACATTAAATATGAATACGATGAAGAGGAAGAGGTTATTAAAGTAGATAGAGTATTATATACGTCAATGGTATATCCGTTTAATTATGGCTTTATTCCAGAGACTTTAGAAGAAGATGGAGATCCGTTAGACGTATTAGTTCTAGGAAATTACTCATTATTGCCTGGTACAGTAATAGAGGCAAGACCTATAGGAATGATTTATATGAGAGATGAGGAAGGGGAAGACGCAAAGGTAATAGCAGTGCCAAGGAATAAGACAGATCCTACATTTTCTAATATCAACGATGTTAAAGATCTTCCAGAGGCTATAAGGAATAAGATTGTACATTTCTTTGAACACTACAAAGAATTAGAACCAAATAAGTGGGTAAAAATAAGTGGATGGGGAGGGGTAGCTGAGGCTAAGGAAAGAATTAAAAAAGCAATTGAGAGAAAGAAACAAGGATGA
- a CDS encoding HD domain-containing protein, which yields MKLERLLEGAKNLVRTGWMQNGIPSAIGETVASHSFEASILAYVLSTELKKKGVEIDPEHSAVIALFHDAGETLLGDLPKWTTNRINKRDAEIEAFDELGVGKELFLELKELKTNEAKVAKLSDRLSTYLQGLRYKRLGFNVDEIISSYAEEIDKLLSIEPLNQIKELVTKIMNSLNKVNPK from the coding sequence ATGAAACTCGAGAGATTGTTAGAGGGTGCTAAAAATTTAGTTAGAACTGGTTGGATGCAGAATGGAATACCATCAGCAATAGGAGAAACAGTAGCTTCACACAGTTTCGAAGCATCAATCTTAGCGTACGTACTTTCTACTGAACTTAAGAAAAAAGGAGTAGAAATTGATCCGGAACATAGTGCAGTTATTGCCTTATTTCATGACGCAGGGGAGACTTTACTGGGAGATTTGCCAAAGTGGACTACTAATAGAATTAATAAAAGGGATGCTGAGATTGAGGCATTTGATGAATTAGGAGTAGGAAAAGAACTTTTCCTAGAACTTAAGGAGTTAAAGACTAATGAAGCTAAAGTAGCTAAGCTATCAGATAGGCTCTCAACATATCTACAAGGATTAAGATACAAGAGATTAGGATTTAACGTTGATGAGATAATCTCAAGCTATGCGGAGGAAATAGATAAATTACTTTCCATAGAGCCTTTGAATCAGATAAAAGAACTGGTTACTAAAATAATGAATAGTTTAAATAAGGTGAATCCAAAATAA
- the thiD gene encoding bifunctional hydroxymethylpyrimidine kinase/phosphomethylpyrimidine kinase has translation MIKPVGMTVAGLDTGNGAGGETDLRVFEVLGIHGVFALTAITAQTTRGIKDINVVSPEFLKKQIETLVDDFNIEAVKIGMIYTKEQFQIVNELLHNYFLVVDPVLYAKDGTQLIKDIEDYKKIILPIAKVITPNIIEASAISGIKIEKESDVVVVCKKLRETYNIAHVIIKGGHSKGDYSFDYMCNEEGIHKIGYQRIQAKDTHGTGSVFATAFTAEYIKTKDVKLAFRKARDFVQFSIEYGLSIGKGVGPVNVSVDIMKKSMKYEVIEEMRRFADFAENNEKFWILIPEVQSNLAHSIKPEYVRDLSDIATFRGRIIRRWDRKVIVGHPVVFGNPTHTARMLLSIILKGTNSSCLMNIRYDEKLVESLKKIGYETIEVNRELEPSHGEGKTMQWIIEYISSEYGKIPNVIYDKGAKGKEAMIRFWTKSMEEMIEALDNLLKML, from the coding sequence ATGATTAAACCAGTTGGAATGACAGTGGCTGGATTAGACACTGGAAATGGGGCTGGAGGAGAAACTGATCTAAGAGTTTTTGAAGTATTAGGAATTCACGGAGTTTTTGCACTTACTGCAATAACAGCTCAAACTACGAGAGGTATAAAAGATATCAACGTTGTTAGTCCTGAATTCCTTAAAAAACAGATAGAAACATTGGTTGACGATTTCAATATAGAAGCTGTAAAGATAGGAATGATATATACTAAAGAACAGTTTCAAATTGTTAATGAATTATTACACAACTATTTTTTAGTAGTAGACCCAGTATTGTACGCAAAAGATGGAACTCAATTAATAAAAGATATTGAAGATTACAAGAAGATAATTTTACCTATTGCTAAGGTAATAACACCAAATATAATAGAAGCATCTGCAATTAGCGGTATTAAAATAGAAAAGGAAAGCGATGTGGTTGTTGTATGTAAAAAGCTAAGAGAGACTTACAATATTGCCCATGTGATAATCAAAGGAGGTCATAGTAAAGGAGATTATAGCTTTGATTACATGTGTAATGAAGAGGGAATACACAAGATAGGTTATCAGAGGATACAAGCAAAAGATACACATGGTACTGGGAGCGTATTTGCGACTGCATTTACTGCAGAGTATATAAAGACTAAAGATGTGAAATTAGCCTTTAGGAAAGCAAGAGATTTTGTTCAATTCTCAATAGAATATGGACTCAGTATAGGGAAAGGTGTGGGACCAGTTAACGTAAGCGTTGATATCATGAAGAAGTCTATGAAGTATGAGGTGATTGAGGAAATGAGAAGATTTGCAGATTTTGCTGAAAATAATGAGAAATTCTGGATTTTAATACCCGAAGTGCAATCGAATTTAGCACATAGCATAAAACCGGAATACGTTAGGGATCTAAGCGATATTGCTACATTTAGAGGTAGAATAATAAGGAGATGGGATAGAAAGGTAATTGTCGGTCATCCAGTTGTATTTGGAAATCCGACCCACACAGCCAGAATGCTGTTATCGATTATTCTCAAGGGAACGAATAGTTCTTGCTTAATGAATATTAGATATGATGAGAAGCTAGTTGAGAGTTTGAAGAAAATTGGGTATGAGACAATTGAGGTTAATAGGGAATTAGAACCTAGTCATGGGGAGGGAAAGACAATGCAGTGGATCATTGAGTACATAAGTAGTGAATACGGCAAGATACCTAATGTAATTTATGATAAAGGAGCGAAAGGAAAAGAGGCAATGATTAGATTTTGGACAAAAAGTATGGAGGAGATGATAGAAGCTTTAGATAATTTATTAAAAATGCTATAA
- a CDS encoding MoaD family protein produces MKKVKVLYFAFIKDITHKSNEIVETECENVDCLISQLDKIYGNELVNILKNGINGIKVSILVNGSASTKNIKDGDEIALLPPPSGGDLIIGKRFDLLEEIRKFREKAPPEAGSLVVYVGFVKGIVDNHRVLELRYEAYEEYTRKRFLEIKEEMKRKYNDLIDLEIIHVIESMKPGENVLLIMAIGKGRKDAIDAVKETLELVKHSTGIWKLEIRDDGEYWVVAGNTRVKRND; encoded by the coding sequence ATGAAAAAAGTGAAAGTCCTCTATTTCGCGTTCATTAAAGACATAACCCATAAGTCGAATGAAATTGTGGAAACTGAGTGTGAAAACGTTGACTGCCTTATTTCACAACTTGATAAAATTTACGGAAATGAATTAGTAAATATTTTAAAGAACGGAATAAATGGGATAAAAGTTTCAATTTTAGTAAATGGTTCGGCGTCAACAAAGAATATTAAAGACGGAGATGAGATAGCACTATTACCACCACCTTCGGGTGGAGATTTAATAATAGGGAAAAGGTTTGACTTACTCGAGGAAATCAGAAAATTTAGGGAAAAAGCCCCTCCGGAAGCGGGTTCTTTAGTTGTTTATGTAGGTTTTGTTAAAGGTATAGTAGACAATCATAGAGTCTTGGAACTAAGATATGAAGCATATGAAGAGTATACTAGAAAAAGGTTTCTAGAGATAAAAGAAGAAATGAAGAGAAAATATAATGACCTAATTGACCTTGAGATAATACATGTAATAGAGTCCATGAAACCTGGAGAGAATGTCTTACTTATAATGGCTATAGGTAAGGGAAGAAAAGATGCCATCGATGCTGTAAAAGAAACATTGGAATTAGTTAAACATAGCACTGGAATTTGGAAATTAGAAATAAGAGATGATGGAGAATATTGGGTAGTAGCTGGAAATACGAGAGTGAAAAGAAATGATTAA
- a CDS encoding 4Fe-4S dicluster domain-containing protein, with amino-acid sequence MILDASIFSRAIIGGYDIKKIESRDKNELVVGRLTGLYGDVLRYINPKIIRAPDKFDDGSIFREVEGKNIYKIFEVPAGVNFEKLINELSKINYYPAIFPLYLKGTVGGFTALNGSGFGSYKFGFTKSKKTINELVDYKVVRILAVKYPELLETENENNFAWSALIYKDSIKYYIPSFYNKIINNNNFKTVSTDNLIKSLNMEIHSIFKRNYIPIVLMSNYDKNVEFNFDFKIGYIINYNSPKRYKVLIGSIEETRLPEIFEYLRRNPDVLPFPYLKEYDEIHKDILKNFKRYEIKVRSKRINRNIVIEASKCINCSLCLDNCLAYNTTNNIVYSPLGRFNRLLSGETNFEYCFGCASCTEACPVGINISNLMETLPQFNENKETVELEITDVPRDIYELEKSLVSKYRNRPVFLLFVGCSAKYDPLGLEGFLNYLLTNGDKLPLELSPRVKLVTGICCGFNDYLSGNLEGVKNNVEKINRLRLEQNAAGIYFLCPEGLYVYNKFSEQKGVFAYEVIRNELKDKEVHLGCWAKKLGYNSQYNECAGLFLTSYKGSPLKSIRKTFLTVCPFSTWKFGTISVYSTFLEKKEVKELKEEKEMINENVVFDLLVRAVADGLIASKDEVAEKVVMWSLGGSQYFLLLSIPIISKHISSELIRKLASNPKVKEFLSKLSQDRSLLKQKILTYTDYLSNYNFNNEINVLRDEIAKSYKLDYSVKDLVKTNEFLSVLKEALKRSINENLIESTINSIIYL; translated from the coding sequence AGACTAACCGGGTTATATGGTGACGTATTAAGATATATTAATCCAAAAATAATACGAGCTCCAGATAAATTTGACGATGGAAGTATATTTAGAGAAGTTGAAGGAAAGAATATATATAAAATATTTGAAGTACCTGCTGGAGTAAATTTCGAGAAATTAATAAATGAGCTTTCCAAAATTAATTATTATCCAGCGATCTTTCCATTATATTTAAAAGGCACAGTTGGAGGATTTACTGCATTAAATGGGTCGGGGTTTGGCAGTTATAAATTCGGATTTACAAAAAGTAAAAAGACTATAAATGAATTAGTTGACTATAAAGTAGTAAGGATTCTAGCTGTAAAATATCCAGAACTGTTAGAAACTGAAAATGAGAATAATTTCGCATGGTCCGCGCTAATATACAAAGATAGTATAAAGTATTACATACCTTCGTTTTACAATAAAATTATTAATAATAATAATTTTAAAACAGTATCTACAGATAATTTGATAAAAAGCTTGAATATGGAGATACATAGTATATTCAAGAGAAACTACATACCTATAGTATTGATGAGTAATTATGACAAAAATGTGGAATTTAATTTTGATTTTAAAATAGGATATATAATCAACTATAACTCTCCAAAGAGATATAAAGTTCTAATAGGAAGTATAGAAGAAACCAGATTACCAGAAATCTTCGAATATTTGAGAAGGAATCCAGATGTACTTCCGTTTCCCTATTTGAAAGAATACGACGAAATACATAAAGATATATTAAAAAACTTTAAAAGATATGAAATAAAGGTAAGATCCAAGAGAATAAATAGAAACATAGTAATTGAGGCATCTAAATGTATAAATTGCTCATTATGTTTAGATAATTGCCTTGCATATAACACTACCAATAACATCGTTTATTCACCTCTAGGAAGATTTAATAGATTATTGAGTGGTGAGACAAATTTTGAATACTGTTTTGGCTGTGCTTCTTGCACCGAAGCTTGCCCAGTAGGAATTAACATTTCAAACCTAATGGAAACTTTACCACAATTTAATGAAAATAAGGAAACGGTAGAACTAGAAATAACTGACGTGCCGAGAGATATCTATGAGTTGGAAAAGAGTTTAGTCTCTAAATATAGAAATAGACCAGTCTTCTTATTATTTGTAGGATGTTCAGCAAAATATGATCCATTAGGACTAGAGGGATTTCTAAATTACCTATTAACTAATGGAGATAAGTTACCTCTTGAGTTGTCTCCTAGGGTAAAACTAGTTACTGGAATTTGTTGTGGTTTTAACGATTACTTATCTGGTAACTTGGAAGGTGTAAAAAATAATGTTGAAAAGATAAATCGATTAAGACTTGAGCAAAACGCTGCTGGAATATATTTCTTATGCCCCGAGGGATTGTACGTTTATAACAAATTTAGTGAACAGAAAGGAGTATTCGCATATGAAGTTATAAGAAATGAACTAAAAGATAAGGAGGTACATTTAGGGTGTTGGGCAAAGAAGCTTGGATATAATTCGCAATATAATGAATGTGCTGGCTTATTCTTAACATCTTATAAAGGTAGTCCACTTAAATCTATTAGAAAAACATTCTTAACTGTGTGTCCATTTTCTACTTGGAAATTTGGAACAATATCAGTATATAGTACCTTCCTTGAGAAGAAAGAGGTAAAAGAGCTTAAGGAAGAAAAAGAGATGATAAACGAAAACGTAGTATTTGATCTGTTAGTGAGAGCTGTTGCAGATGGGTTAATAGCTTCTAAAGATGAAGTTGCTGAGAAAGTGGTTATGTGGAGTTTAGGAGGTAGTCAATATTTCTTACTGTTGAGTATTCCAATTATCTCCAAACATATTAGTAGTGAACTTATACGTAAACTGGCCTCCAATCCTAAAGTAAAGGAATTCTTATCCAAACTATCACAAGATCGATCGCTACTTAAGCAGAAAATTTTAACATACACAGATTATCTTTCAAACTATAATTTTAATAATGAGATAAATGTTTTACGTGATGAAATTGCAAAATCATATAAATTAGATTATTCGGTAAAAGATTTAGTTAAGACTAATGAATTTCTAAGTGTATTAAAGGAAGCTTTAAAAAGGTCTATAAATGAAAATTTGATAGAAAGTACAATAAATAGCATTATTTATTTATAG